The following coding sequences are from one Parafrankia irregularis window:
- a CDS encoding dihydrolipoamide acetyltransferase family protein: MPHRQFRLPDLGEGLTEAEIVRWLVDVGETVTVNQPLVEVETAKAVVEIPSPFAGVLVERHCEAGRELAVGAPLLTIDAPGDEPSAGALDGPPAASLPESRSGEAGDATTAPASAGPGSGGPGSAAGRPSMATGRTPMLVGYGPRSSEPERRRRRRQRDESANGGAPAASTAAAPATAASPARLGRAAAKPPVRKLARDLGVDLSLIVGTGPAGSISRADVESAAARGTAAAAVGLASAAPSAPPAPSAPLVPAAPPAPNGHKEPTRRVPGAIPDDASFDPATGAWRIPVTGIRRTMARAMAASVFTAPHATEFLSVDVTEAVAARERITALPDFAGVRVTPLLLVAKALITAVRRHPLINATWVDGAAGEDAEIRVRPEINLGIAVAGPRGLVVPNIPDAGSLDLPGLARALQSLTEAARADRLRPADLSGGTITITNIGVFGVDTGTPVLNPGEAAILALGAIRPTPWVHRGELAVRTVAQLALTFDHRVVDGELGSAVLADVGAMLADPVVALAWS; this comes from the coding sequence GTGCCCCATCGACAGTTTCGTCTTCCTGACCTCGGCGAGGGCCTCACCGAGGCGGAGATCGTCCGCTGGCTGGTCGACGTCGGCGAGACCGTGACCGTCAACCAGCCCCTGGTCGAGGTCGAGACGGCGAAGGCCGTCGTCGAGATCCCCTCCCCGTTCGCCGGTGTGCTGGTCGAGCGGCACTGCGAGGCCGGCCGCGAGCTCGCCGTCGGCGCACCGCTGCTGACCATCGACGCCCCGGGCGACGAGCCGTCGGCCGGGGCGCTGGACGGGCCACCGGCGGCATCCCTGCCGGAGTCCCGCTCCGGGGAGGCCGGGGACGCCACCACCGCGCCGGCCAGCGCCGGGCCAGGCAGCGGCGGGCCAGGCAGCGCCGCAGGCCGACCGTCGATGGCCACGGGCCGCACCCCGATGTTGGTCGGCTATGGTCCGCGCAGCTCCGAGCCGGAGCGCCGCCGTCGGCGTCGCCAGCGCGACGAGTCCGCGAACGGCGGCGCGCCCGCAGCGTCAACGGCAGCCGCGCCTGCGACAGCCGCATCGCCGGCGCGCTTGGGCCGGGCGGCCGCGAAACCACCCGTGCGCAAGCTCGCTCGTGATCTGGGTGTGGACCTCTCCCTCATCGTCGGCACCGGCCCCGCGGGTTCGATCAGCCGGGCGGACGTCGAATCGGCAGCGGCGCGGGGCACAGCGGCTGCCGCGGTCGGCCTCGCCTCCGCGGCACCCTCGGCACCACCGGCACCCTCGGCACCCCTGGTACCCGCCGCACCCCCGGCGCCGAACGGACACAAAGAGCCCACACGACGCGTGCCGGGAGCAATCCCGGACGACGCCAGCTTCGACCCGGCCACCGGTGCCTGGCGGATCCCGGTCACCGGCATCCGACGCACCATGGCACGGGCAATGGCCGCCAGCGTGTTCACGGCGCCGCACGCCACCGAGTTCCTCAGCGTCGACGTCACGGAGGCCGTGGCGGCGAGGGAACGCATCACGGCGCTGCCCGACTTCGCCGGAGTTCGGGTCACACCGCTGCTGCTCGTGGCGAAGGCTCTGATCACGGCCGTCCGGCGCCACCCGCTCATCAACGCGACCTGGGTTGACGGGGCCGCCGGCGAGGACGCGGAGATCCGGGTGCGGCCGGAGATCAACCTCGGCATTGCGGTCGCCGGGCCGCGCGGTCTGGTGGTCCCGAACATCCCCGACGCCGGGTCGTTGGACCTCCCCGGGCTGGCCCGTGCCCTGCAGTCGCTCACCGAGGCCGCCCGGGCGGACAGGCTGCGCCCGGCCGACCTCTCGGGCGGCACCATCACCATCACCAACATCGGCGTCTTCGGTGTGGACACCGGCACGCCGGTACTCAACCCGGGTGAGGCCGCGATCCTCGCGCTCGGCGCGATCAGGCCCACGCCCTGGGTGCACCGCGGCGAACTGGCCGTACGCACGGTGGCGCAGCTCGCCCTCACCTTCGACCACCGGGTGGTGGACGGCGAGCTCGGGTCGGCCGTGCTGGCCGATGTCGGCGCGATGCTCGCCGATCCCGTGGTCGCCCTGGCCTGGAGCTGA
- a CDS encoding acyl-CoA dehydrogenase, translated as MGHYRSNLRDIEFNLFEVFGVDRALGTGPFAEMDRDTAHEVLAEMERVASGPIAESFADADRHPPVLDAATGEITLPESFRKSYQAILDGEWFRLFLPPHLGGMGAPPTIAWASAELILGANPAVFMYMAGPTFAAILESIGTEWQKKFARWAIERHWGATMVLTEPDAGSDVGAGRAKAIAQPDGTWHIEGVKRFITSGDWDVPENIFHLVLARPEGHGPGTKGLSMFLVPKFMPDPETGELGARNGAYVTNLEKKMGLKVSATCELRFGEREPAIGWLVGDVHEGIAQMFRVIEYARMMVGTKAIATLSTGYLNALEFARERVQGADLPRSTDKSAPRVTIIHHPDVRRMLMLQKAYAEGMRSLVLFTATYQDAVALAAARGEANEAAERMNDLLLPIVKGVGSERSYELLATSLQVFGGSGYLQDYPIEQYIRDAKIDTLYEGTTSIQGQDLFFRKIVRDQGQALTSLFGQIQEFVKGDAGNGALRSEREALGAALEDVQAMVTKLVGFLTKGAEDPAQVYRVGLNTTRLLMSLGDLIIGWLLLRGAEAALVGLAGSSSERDRAFYEGKVAAARWFAADVLPELHTRRTTLEKTGLGLMELAEEAF; from the coding sequence ATGGGTCACTACCGGAGCAACCTTCGGGACATCGAGTTCAACCTGTTCGAGGTGTTCGGCGTGGACCGGGCGCTCGGGACCGGGCCCTTCGCGGAGATGGACCGCGACACCGCCCACGAGGTCCTGGCCGAGATGGAGCGGGTCGCCTCCGGCCCGATCGCGGAGTCGTTCGCGGACGCCGACCGGCACCCGCCGGTGCTGGACGCCGCCACCGGCGAGATCACCCTGCCCGAGTCGTTCCGCAAGTCCTATCAGGCGATCCTCGACGGCGAGTGGTTCCGGCTGTTCCTCCCGCCGCACCTTGGTGGCATGGGCGCCCCGCCCACCATCGCCTGGGCGTCCGCCGAGCTGATCCTCGGCGCGAACCCGGCCGTGTTCATGTACATGGCAGGCCCGACCTTCGCCGCGATCCTGGAGAGCATCGGCACCGAGTGGCAGAAGAAGTTCGCGCGGTGGGCGATCGAGCGGCACTGGGGCGCGACCATGGTGCTGACCGAGCCGGACGCCGGCTCCGACGTCGGTGCCGGGCGGGCGAAGGCCATCGCGCAGCCGGACGGGACCTGGCACATCGAGGGTGTGAAGCGATTCATCACCAGCGGTGACTGGGACGTCCCGGAGAACATCTTCCACCTGGTGCTCGCCCGTCCCGAGGGGCACGGCCCCGGCACCAAGGGCCTGTCGATGTTCCTGGTCCCCAAGTTCATGCCGGACCCGGAGACCGGTGAGCTCGGCGCCCGCAACGGCGCCTACGTCACCAACCTCGAGAAGAAGATGGGCCTGAAGGTCTCCGCAACCTGCGAGCTGCGCTTCGGTGAGCGCGAGCCGGCGATCGGCTGGCTGGTCGGCGACGTGCACGAGGGCATCGCCCAGATGTTCCGGGTGATCGAGTACGCCCGGATGATGGTCGGGACGAAGGCCATCGCCACCCTGTCCACCGGCTACCTCAACGCGCTGGAGTTCGCCCGCGAGCGGGTGCAGGGCGCGGACCTGCCCCGGTCGACGGACAAGAGCGCGCCGCGCGTCACGATCATCCACCACCCGGACGTCCGCCGGATGCTCATGCTGCAGAAGGCCTACGCCGAGGGCATGCGGTCCCTGGTCCTGTTCACCGCGACGTACCAGGACGCGGTGGCGCTCGCCGCGGCCCGCGGCGAGGCGAACGAGGCCGCCGAGCGGATGAACGACCTGCTGCTCCCGATCGTCAAGGGAGTCGGCTCGGAGCGCTCCTACGAACTGCTGGCAACCTCGCTGCAGGTGTTCGGCGGCTCCGGCTACCTGCAGGACTACCCGATCGAGCAGTACATCCGGGATGCGAAGATCGACACCCTGTACGAGGGGACGACCTCCATCCAGGGCCAGGACCTGTTCTTCCGCAAGATCGTCCGGGATCAGGGGCAGGCGCTGACCTCGCTGTTCGGCCAGATCCAGGAGTTCGTCAAGGGCGACGCGGGCAACGGCGCCCTGCGCTCCGAGCGGGAGGCGCTCGGAGCCGCGCTGGAGGACGTCCAGGCGATGGTGACGAAGCTGGTCGGCTTCCTCACCAAGGGCGCCGAGGACCCGGCCCAGGTCTACCGGGTCGGTCTGAACACCACCCGGCTGCTGATGAGCCTGGGTGACCTCATCATCGGCTGGCTGCTGCTGCGCGGCGCGGAGGCCGCTCTGGTCGGCCTGGCGGGCTCCTCGTCCGAGCGGGACCGTGCCTTCTACGAGGGCAAGGTCGCGGCCGCTCGCTGGTTCGCGGCGGATGTCCTGCCCGAGCTGCACACCCGCCGGACGACGCTGGAGAAGACCGGTCTCGGGCTGATGGAGCTGGCCGAAGAGGCCTTCTGA
- a CDS encoding patatin-like protein, which translates to MTGGNAEHTDEFDEGTTQEIRLAVVMTGGASLAVWMGGVAREINLLTAARAHQDDPAVAGARDWSVTDTAVATRWAALLAALDLEVSVDVLAGASAGGINVALLGYANVQDTDLGPLRDLWIQLGSLRELMRRPDAHSFPSLLRGDEVMLPALRSALQSLDPRPGTGTPVSNHGPRAHSARTIRPTSVFITTTILRGETSRWPDDLGGLVRDRDHRGLFVFGEDDLADPEGAARLALAARASAAFPGAFEPAYIPVRNSPDSAHPDMADHVNAAGDFHGSDGGILVNRPLGPALQEIFDRPTRGRQVRRVLTYVVPAPNPPADGADGANAADAADAADEPADRSPPSAVDTLLGALSAALNQSISTDLRRISAHNEAVRGLRTSRRRLARLAPAGGPRLADQDVYTTYRAQIADRAADLVIDTFDRIVIDSLTAPTPPDAVPADAARRLADARGRAELRLAAVNAATAEFPDRLPGARDLGELWRLGRPAVDAVKGTLISMINEGYVLTTDPDERRALSAIARGVHGAVVAPREQAGAQLLPLPSTPANRGAFTVVRHTLRDLAGASSDAVVAEAARRWLRGAGDAQTSRTDLTLAWSTLSSLAESLRGLLDRIVARSGNSDGNGNGDAPGDRPRTAVADGRLVSAALLAPPPPRGRRTGLSLAARRQRAAQGLRDFIRYLPADRERAAIALLDLHLVTRTLTGTDVIDQPVELVQVSSDIRCDLDPARSDAHHKLTGLALGSFGAFAKSSWRANDWMWGRLDGAAWLVRILLDPRRLVWLRDLAVERAGGDPAAGESWLAGFVAVLSTIASTPVTEPVLAELAWLDDPAAPVPPVLPETAAWVAAGIQREIAAGELVSVATAVRADIRETGAAVGRNREFLDAVPTKAAGSAGAAGAGAAADGAATDGAAGSAEPAVDRVDPADTDRVLRLCHVADERLTDRPNSRILVSLVAQTLAVLTAWLASLHALPWPFRPAAFVVRTITRLLYAAVDDAVRHRHRVTTGLGVIMLVGGLAVAVTQGGVVGGLGVLATAAGLALVGLTSWRTVVGSRRRS; encoded by the coding sequence ATGACGGGGGGCAACGCAGAGCACACGGACGAGTTCGACGAAGGGACCACGCAGGAGATCCGGCTCGCGGTCGTGATGACCGGCGGGGCGAGCCTGGCCGTGTGGATGGGCGGTGTCGCGCGCGAGATCAATCTCCTCACCGCCGCACGGGCTCACCAGGATGACCCCGCCGTCGCCGGTGCCCGTGACTGGTCCGTCACCGACACGGCGGTCGCCACCCGCTGGGCCGCCCTGCTGGCGGCCCTCGACCTCGAGGTCTCGGTGGACGTCCTGGCCGGCGCCTCGGCGGGTGGCATCAACGTGGCACTGCTGGGCTACGCGAACGTGCAGGACACCGACCTCGGACCGCTGCGCGACCTGTGGATCCAGCTCGGCTCGCTGCGTGAGCTGATGCGGCGGCCCGACGCGCACAGCTTCCCGTCCCTGCTGCGCGGTGACGAGGTCATGCTTCCGGCGCTGCGCAGCGCGCTGCAGAGCCTCGACCCGCGCCCGGGGACCGGCACGCCGGTCTCGAACCACGGACCACGGGCCCACTCGGCGCGAACGATCCGGCCGACCTCGGTGTTCATCACCACCACGATCCTTCGCGGCGAGACCAGCCGCTGGCCGGACGATCTCGGCGGTCTCGTCCGCGACCGCGACCACCGTGGTCTGTTCGTCTTCGGGGAGGACGACCTCGCCGATCCCGAGGGCGCGGCCCGCCTCGCGCTTGCGGCCCGGGCCAGCGCGGCCTTCCCCGGCGCCTTCGAACCGGCCTACATCCCGGTCCGGAACTCGCCGGACAGCGCTCATCCCGACATGGCCGACCATGTGAACGCGGCCGGCGACTTCCACGGCTCGGACGGCGGCATCCTCGTGAACCGTCCGCTCGGGCCGGCGCTGCAGGAGATCTTCGACCGGCCCACGCGGGGGCGGCAGGTCCGCCGTGTGCTCACGTATGTGGTGCCGGCACCGAACCCGCCGGCCGACGGGGCCGACGGGGCGAACGCCGCCGACGCCGCCGACGCGGCCGATGAACCAGCCGACAGATCCCCCCCGTCCGCCGTCGACACCCTGCTCGGTGCGCTGAGCGCGGCGCTGAACCAGTCCATCTCGACGGACCTGCGCCGCATCAGTGCGCACAACGAGGCGGTGCGGGGGCTGCGGACAAGCCGGCGCCGGCTCGCCCGTCTCGCCCCGGCCGGCGGGCCACGACTCGCCGACCAGGACGTCTACACCACCTACCGGGCGCAGATCGCCGACCGCGCGGCGGACCTCGTCATCGACACGTTCGACCGGATCGTCATCGACTCGCTCACCGCCCCGACCCCGCCGGACGCCGTACCCGCCGACGCGGCCCGGCGGCTCGCCGACGCTCGCGGACGCGCCGAGCTCCGGCTGGCGGCCGTCAACGCGGCGACGGCGGAGTTTCCCGACCGACTGCCGGGGGCGCGCGACCTCGGCGAGCTGTGGCGGCTGGGCCGTCCCGCGGTGGACGCCGTCAAGGGCACGCTGATCTCCATGATCAACGAGGGCTACGTCCTGACGACGGATCCGGACGAACGCCGGGCGCTGAGCGCCATCGCCCGGGGAGTGCACGGCGCCGTCGTCGCGCCGCGGGAACAGGCCGGAGCCCAGCTGCTCCCGCTTCCGTCGACGCCCGCGAACAGGGGCGCGTTCACGGTGGTCCGCCACACCCTGCGCGACCTCGCCGGGGCGTCGTCGGACGCGGTTGTCGCCGAGGCCGCCAGGCGCTGGCTGCGCGGCGCCGGCGACGCGCAGACCAGCAGAACCGATCTGACCCTCGCCTGGAGCACGCTGAGCTCGCTCGCCGAAAGCCTGCGCGGCCTGTTGGACCGGATCGTGGCCCGCTCCGGCAACAGCGACGGCAACGGCAACGGCGACGCTCCGGGCGACCGGCCGAGGACCGCGGTGGCCGACGGCCGGCTGGTGTCGGCCGCGCTGCTAGCGCCACCACCACCACGCGGCCGTCGGACCGGCCTGAGCCTGGCAGCCCGGCGTCAGCGAGCCGCCCAGGGGCTGCGGGACTTCATCAGGTACCTCCCGGCCGACCGGGAGCGGGCCGCGATCGCGCTGCTCGACCTCCACCTCGTCACCCGCACGCTGACCGGTACCGACGTCATCGACCAGCCGGTCGAGCTGGTCCAGGTCAGCTCGGACATCCGATGCGATCTCGATCCGGCCCGCTCCGACGCGCATCACAAGCTCACCGGTCTCGCGCTCGGCTCCTTCGGAGCGTTCGCGAAGTCGTCCTGGCGCGCGAACGACTGGATGTGGGGTCGCCTGGACGGCGCCGCCTGGCTGGTCCGCATCCTGCTCGACCCGCGGCGACTTGTCTGGTTACGCGACCTGGCGGTGGAGCGCGCGGGTGGTGACCCCGCCGCCGGCGAGAGCTGGCTCGCCGGGTTCGTCGCGGTGCTGTCGACGATCGCGTCGACACCGGTGACCGAGCCGGTGCTGGCCGAGCTGGCCTGGCTCGACGACCCGGCTGCCCCGGTACCGCCCGTCCTGCCGGAGACCGCGGCGTGGGTCGCCGCCGGCATTCAGCGCGAGATCGCCGCCGGTGAGCTGGTGAGCGTCGCCACCGCGGTCCGCGCGGACATCAGGGAGACGGGCGCGGCGGTGGGCCGGAACCGGGAGTTCCTCGACGCGGTGCCCACGAAAGCCGCCGGTTCCGCCGGTGCTGCCGGTGCCGGGGCTGCCGCTGACGGGGCTGCCACTGACGGGGCTGCCGGTTCCGCGGAACCGGCCGTCGACCGGGTGGATCCCGCCGACACCGACCGGGTGCTGCGGCTCTGCCACGTCGCGGACGAGCGGCTGACCGACCGGCCGAACAGCCGGATTCTCGTCTCCCTGGTCGCCCAGACCCTGGCCGTGCTGACCGCTTGGCTGGCGTCGTTGCACGCGCTGCCGTGGCCCTTCCGCCCGGCCGCCTTCGTGGTGCGCACCATCACCCGGCTGCTCTATGCCGCTGTCGACGACGCCGTCCGCCACCGCCACCGGGTGACCACCGGCCTGGGAGTGATCATGCTCGTCGGTGGTCTGGCGGTCGCCGTCACCCAGGGTGGCGTGGTCGGCGGGCTCGGAGTGCTGGCCACCGCGGCAGGGCTGGCGCTGGTCGGCCTGACGAGTTGGCGCACGGTCGTGGGCAGCCGGCGCCGGTCCTGA
- a CDS encoding nitroreductase family protein: protein MDALTCLMTRRTATRLVEPGPTTEQLAVMLAAATTAPDHKTLRPWRFVVVRGEARAALADAIRQAAEAVGELAEPVVRKAAGKATRSPALIAVIASRVPGARVPRAEQDASAAAAAQNICLAAHAQGVASAWKSVPLPESDQVRAVFGLTGAEELMGWIELGTLSDAVPIPPREPADLAAVTSELTATGELAVLELAGTTVAVPAQTH, encoded by the coding sequence GTGGACGCCCTGACCTGCCTGATGACCCGCCGCACCGCCACCCGCCTGGTGGAGCCGGGCCCGACCACCGAACAGCTCGCGGTCATGCTTGCGGCCGCGACCACCGCACCCGATCACAAGACGCTGCGCCCGTGGCGGTTTGTCGTGGTGCGCGGCGAGGCGCGCGCCGCGCTCGCCGACGCGATCCGCCAGGCGGCCGAGGCCGTCGGCGAACTGGCCGAGCCGGTGGTCCGCAAGGCCGCCGGCAAGGCGACCCGCTCGCCGGCCCTCATCGCCGTGATCGCCTCACGGGTGCCGGGCGCCCGGGTTCCCCGCGCCGAACAGGACGCCTCCGCCGCCGCCGCGGCGCAGAACATCTGCCTCGCCGCCCACGCCCAGGGTGTCGCGTCCGCGTGGAAGTCCGTGCCGCTACCCGAAAGCGACCAGGTCCGCGCCGTTTTCGGCCTGACCGGCGCCGAGGAGCTGATGGGCTGGATCGAACTCGGCACGCTGTCCGACGCGGTGCCGATCCCGCCCCGTGAGCCGGCCGATCTGGCGGCAGTCACCTCCGAGCTCACCGCGACCGGTGAGCTCGCCGTGCTGGAGCTGGCGGGCACCACCGTCGCGGTGCCGGCGCAGACCCACTGA
- a CDS encoding MarR family winged helix-turn-helix transcriptional regulator: MPPPDTGDPVIDLVLAVGHQVRRAVNEALRTGAGLTLARLKVLRLVADRGPVRPRDLAQAVAVAPRTMTETVDGLEADGLVCRRVDPTDRRAILLELTPLGRATLDRAQTHASGAVAHFTGALSADERATLGRLLRLLLDNASAGNTRPLP; the protein is encoded by the coding sequence ATGCCCCCACCCGACACCGGCGACCCGGTCATCGACCTTGTCCTCGCCGTGGGCCATCAGGTCAGGCGCGCGGTCAACGAGGCCCTGCGCACGGGCGCCGGCCTCACGCTCGCCCGCCTGAAGGTGCTGCGCCTCGTCGCGGATCGGGGGCCCGTCCGACCTCGCGACCTGGCCCAGGCCGTCGCCGTCGCGCCGCGGACGATGACCGAGACCGTCGACGGGCTGGAGGCCGATGGCCTGGTGTGCCGCCGGGTGGATCCCACCGACCGGCGGGCGATCCTGCTGGAGCTGACGCCGCTGGGCCGCGCCACGCTCGACCGCGCGCAGACGCACGCCTCGGGTGCCGTCGCGCACTTCACCGGCGCGCTGTCCGCGGACGAACGGGCCACTCTGGGCCGTTTGCTCCGGCTCCTGCTCGACAACGCGTCCGCTGGTAACACACGACCGTTACCGTGA
- a CDS encoding ABC transporter ATP-binding protein: MVGERTRSGRDTAAAIVDVRGLTKRYGRVAALQDVSFTVPAGAVTGFLGANGSGKTTTLRILLGLVAPTSGSALIHGRPYREMSDPARTVGAVLEPTAHPARTGLDHLRCLALALGLPRRSRRHAVDEVLGTVELTAAADRPVGAYSLGMRGRLAIACALLGDPELLVLDEPANGLDPEGIRWLRRFLRDWAAQGRSALVSSHVLAEVAQTVDHVVIIDRGRVVLAAEAAAVGAGRVEVRTPQADQLAQLLGGAGVVRTGHDSLRLPYGSAERVGQLCALHGIPLVELHTTGPDLERAFFELTGRAAGGAA; encoded by the coding sequence ATGGTGGGTGAGCGCACCCGATCCGGCCGCGACACCGCTGCCGCGATCGTCGATGTGCGCGGCCTCACCAAGCGGTACGGGCGGGTGGCGGCCCTGCAGGACGTCTCGTTCACCGTCCCCGCGGGGGCGGTGACGGGTTTCCTCGGCGCGAACGGGTCGGGCAAGACCACGACTCTGCGCATCCTGCTCGGTCTGGTCGCGCCCACCAGCGGAAGCGCACTGATCCATGGCCGCCCCTACCGGGAAATGTCGGACCCGGCGAGGACAGTGGGCGCCGTGCTGGAACCGACCGCTCACCCTGCCCGCACCGGGCTGGATCATCTGCGCTGCCTGGCGCTCGCGCTCGGCCTGCCACGCCGGAGCCGCCGGCACGCCGTCGACGAGGTGCTCGGCACGGTCGAGCTCACCGCGGCGGCGGATCGGCCGGTGGGGGCCTACTCACTGGGCATGCGCGGGCGCCTCGCCATCGCGTGCGCCCTGCTCGGCGATCCCGAGCTGCTCGTCCTCGACGAGCCCGCGAACGGCCTCGACCCGGAGGGAATCCGCTGGCTGCGGCGCTTCCTGCGGGACTGGGCCGCGCAGGGGCGCAGTGCGCTGGTGTCCAGCCATGTGCTGGCGGAGGTCGCACAGACGGTCGACCACGTCGTGATCATCGACCGGGGCCGGGTGGTGCTGGCCGCGGAGGCCGCCGCGGTGGGCGCGGGCCGGGTCGAGGTCCGCACGCCGCAGGCGGACCAACTCGCCCAGCTGCTCGGCGGCGCGGGTGTCGTGCGCACCGGCCATGACTCGCTTCGGCTGCCGTACGGCTCGGCCGAGCGGGTGGGGCAGCTGTGCGCGCTGCACGGAATCCCCCTGGTCGAGCTGCACACCACCGGGCCGGACCTTGAGCGGGCCTTCTTCGAGCTGACCGGTCGGGCAGCCGGTGGCGCCGCATGA